A section of the Acanthochromis polyacanthus isolate Apoly-LR-REF ecotype Palm Island chromosome 1, KAUST_Apoly_ChrSc, whole genome shotgun sequence genome encodes:
- the kera gene encoding LOW QUALITY PROTEIN: keratocan (The sequence of the model RefSeq protein was modified relative to this genomic sequence to represent the inferred CDS: inserted 2 bases in 2 codons; deleted 4 bases in 4 codons): protein MGLLLKLLCVLCLVGLVLSQDMPYEEYMAQIQACPKECRCPPNFPRAVYCDNKGLQKIPKIPPHTWYLYLQNNLIEALSADSLQNATQLRWLNLNRNKITSEGVEEGLLSTMTHLVHLYMDDNLLSSVPSPLPASLEHLRLSRNRISKIPAGVFIGLDKLNLLDLQGNKLMDDAVTEVSLKGLNNLVQINLAKNQLNSMPLGLPPTTTQLFLDGNNIDKIPAGYFKGLPRVAFLRLNHNKLGSGGVPKNVFNVSSXLDLQLSHNQLDEVPLIPSGLEHLHLDHNKIKSVSGSNVCPVSVDDADESVNESAPRLRYLRLDGNEIKPPIPXDVILCFRLLRSIVI, encoded by the exons ATGGGACTTCTCCTGAAGCTTCTCTGCGTCTTGTGCCTGGTTGGACTTGTTCTTAGCCAG GACATGCCTTATGAGGAATATATGGCCCAGATTCAAGCCTGTCCTAAAGAGTGTCGCTGCCCCCCCAACTTCCCCCGTGCTGTCTACTGTGACAATAAAGGCCTg caaaaaatcccaaaaatccCTCCTCACACATGGTACCTATATCTGCAGAACAATCTGATTGAGGCACTGTCAGCAGATTCCCTGCAGAATGCCACCCAGCTGCGATGGCTCAACCTCAACCGCAACAAAATCACCAGCGAAGGAGTGGAGGAAGGCCTCCTCAGCACAATGACTCATCTGGTGCACCTGTACATGGATGACAATCTCTTGTCTTCAGTGCCATCTCCTCTGCCAGCCAGCCTGGAGCATCTACGTCTCTCTCGCAATCGAATCTCAAAGATCCCTGCCGGTGTCTTCATTGGTCTGGACAAGCTGAACCTCCTGGACCTCCAGGGGAACAAGCTGATGGATGATGCTGTGACTGAAGTGAGCCTGAAGGGACTCAACAACCTGGTGCAGATCAATCTAGCCAAGAACCAGCTGAACAGCATGCCTCTGGGCCTGCCGCCCACCACCACCCAGCTTTTCCTTGATGGCAACAACATT GACAAGATCCCAGCTGGCTACTTCAAAGGCTTGCCCAGAGTGGCATTTCTGAGGCTCAACCACAACAAGCTTGGTAGCGGTGGGGTCCCCAAGAATGTGTTTAATGTCTCAA ATTTGGACTTGCAGTTGTCCCACAACCAGCTGGACGAGGTG CCCCTCATTCCCTCAGGCCTTGAACACCTTCACCTTGACCACAACAAGATCAAAA GTGTGAGTGGCTCCAATGTGTGTCCTGTCTCTGTTGATGATGCCGACGAGTCAGTCAACGAAAGTGCTCCCCGGTTGCGTTACCTCCGACTGGATGGCAATGAGATCAAACCGCCAATTC GAGATGTCATCCTGTGCTTCCGTCTCCTTAGGTCTATTGTAATCTGA